One genomic window of Monodelphis domestica isolate mMonDom1 chromosome 1, mMonDom1.pri, whole genome shotgun sequence includes the following:
- the SEMA6D gene encoding semaphorin-6D isoform X10, which translates to MRPPLLCAYILLITVSQLRAVSFPEDDEPINSVDYHYSRQYPVFRGRPSGNESQHRLDFQLMLKIRDTLYIAGRDQVYTVNLNEIPKTEVIPSKKLTWRSRQQDRENCAMKGKHKDECHNFIKVFVPRNDEMVFVCGTNAFNPMCRYYRLNTLEYDGEEISGLARCPFDARQTNVALFADGKLYSATVADFLASDAVIYRSMGDGSALRTIKYDSKWIKEPHFLHAIEYGNYVYFFFREIAVEHNNLGKAVYSRVARICKNDMGGSQRVLEKHWTSFLKARLNCSVPGDSFFYFDVLQSITDIIQINGIPTVVGVFTTQLNSIPGSAVCAFSMDDIEKVFKGRFKEQKTPDSVWTAVPEDKVPKPRPGCCAKHGLAEAYKTSIDFPDETLSFIKSHPLMDSAVPSIIEEPWFTKTRVRYRLTAIAVDHSAGPHQNYTVIFLGSEAGVVLKILAKTSPFSLNDSVLLEEIDAYNHAKCNAESEEDRKVISLQLDQDHHALYVAFSSCVIRIPLSRCERYGSCKKSCIASRDPYCGWLSQGACGRVKPGMLAGGYEQDTEYGNTAQLGDCHEILPTSTTPDYKIFGGPTSGVRWEVQSGESNQMVHMNVLITCVFAAFVLGAFIAGVAVYCYRDLFVRKSRKIHKDAESAQSCTDSSGSFAKLNGLFDSPVKEYQQNIDSPKLYTNLLTSRKELPPNGDTKSMIMDHRGQPPELAALPTPESTPVLQQKTLQSMKSQSEKAHGASRKDAPQFFPSSPPPHSPLSHGHIPSAIVLPNATHDYNTSFSNSNAHKAEKKLQNIDHPLTKSSKRDHRRSVDSRNTLNDLLKHLSDPSSNPKAIMGDIQMAHQTLMLDPMGNMSEVPPKVPNREASLYSPPSTLPRNSPTKRVDVPTTPGVPMTSLERQRGYHKNSSQRHSISAMPKNLNSPNGVLLSRQPSISRGGYMPATGGGKMDYIQGTPVSVHLQPSLSRQSSYTSNGTLPRTGIKRTPSLKPDVPPKPSFVPQTTSVRPLNKYTY; encoded by the exons ATGAGGCCCCCCTTGCTTTGTGCATATATACTGTTAATAACAGTCTCCCAGTTGAGGGCAGTCAGCTTTCCTGAGGACGATGAACCCATTAATTCCGTTGATTACCACT ATTCAAGGCAATATCCAGTTTTTAGAGGACGCCCTTCAGGCAATGAATCTCAGCACAGGCTGGACTTTCAGCTGATGTTGAAAATTCGAGACACACTTTATATTGCTGGCAG GGACCAGGTTTATACTGTAAACTTAAATGAAATCCCCAAAACAGAAGTGATACCAAGCAAG AAATTAACATGGAGGTCAAGGCAACAGGATCGAGAAAACTGTGCCATGAAAGGCAAGCACAAA gatGAATGCCACAACTTTATTAAAGTGTTTGTTCCAAGAAACGATGAGATGGTTTTTGTCTGTGGCACAAATGCATTTAATCCAATGTGTAGATACTATAGG TTGAATACCTTAGAGTACGATGGGGAAGAAATTAGTGGCTTGGCAAGGTGCCCATTTGATGCCAGACAAACCAATGTTGCACTCTTTGCTG ATGGGAAACTATATTCTGCAACAGTAGCTGATTTCCTGGCAAGTGATGCTGTCATTTATCGGAGCATGGGCGATGGATCTGCCCTACGAACCATAAAATATGATTCCAAATGGATAAAAg AGCCACATTTTCTTCATGCCATAGAATATGGAAACtatgtttatttcttctttcgAGAAATTGCTGTAGAACATAATAATTTAGGCAAG GCTGTGTATTCCCGTGTGGCCCGTATATGCAAAAATGACATGGGTGGCTCCCAGCGGGTCCTGGAGAAACACTGGACTTCTTTTCTCAAGGCCCGACTCAACTGTTCCGTCCCCGGGGATTCATTCTTCTACTTCGATGTCCTTCAGTCCATTACCGACATCATACAAATCAATGGCATCCCTACGGTGGTCGGGGTGTTTACCACCCAGCTGAACAG tATTCCTGGTTCAGCTGTGTGTGCTTTCAGCATGGATGACATTGAAAAAGTATTCAAAGGAAGGTTTAAAGAACAGAAGACCCCAGACTCTGTCTGGACAGCAGTACCTGAAGACAAAGTCCCCAaaccaag GCCTGGCTGTTGTGCAAAACATGGCCTTGCAGAGGCTTATAAAACTTCCATTGATTTCCCCGATGAAACCCTGTCCTTCATCAAATCCCATCCTTTGATGGACTCCGCCGTCCCATCCATCATTGAAGAGCCCTGGTTCACAAAGACTCGGGTCAG GTATAGATTGACTGCTATTGCAGTAGATCATTCAGCTGGACCACACCAAAATTACACTGTCATATTTCTTGGCTCAGAAGCTGGAGTAGTACTTAAGATCCTGGCAAAGACCAGTCCTTTCTCCTTGAATGACAGCGTGTTATTGGAAGAGATTGATGCTTACAACCATGCAAA ATGTAATGCTGAGAGTGAAGAGGACAGAAAGGTCATCTCTCTGCAGTTGGATCAAGACCACCATGCCCTGTATGTAGCCTTCTCCAGCTGCGTTATTAGAATTCCCCTCAGCCGCTGCGAGCGTTATGGGTCGTGTAAAAA ATCTTGCATTGCCTCTCGTGACCCATACTGTGGCTGGTTAAGCCAGGGAGCCTGTGGCCGCGTGAAGCCCGGGATGCT TGCTGGAGGATATGAGCAAGACACAGAATATGGCAACACAGCACAACTTGGGGACTGCCATG AAATTTTGCCTACTTCAACTACACCAGATTACAAAATATTTGGCGGTCCAACATCtg GTGTGAGGTGGGAAGTACAATCTGGAGAGTCCAACCAGATGGTACACATGAATGTCCTCATCACCTGTGTCTTTGCGGCTTTCGTGCTGGGCGCCTTCATCGCCGGGGTAGCCGTTTACTGTTACCGTGACTTGTTTGTTCGGAAATCCAGGAAGATCCACAAAGACGCCGAATCTGCTCAGTCCTGTACAGACTCCAGCGGGAGCTTTGCCAAACTGAACGGTTTATTCGATAGCCCCGTCAAGGAATATCAGCAGAACATTGATTCGCCCAAACTGTACACCAACCTCCTGACTAGTCGTAAAGAGCTGCCGCCCAACGGAGACACGAAGTCCATGATCATGGACCATCGAGGCCAGCCTCCGGAGTTGGCCGCACTCCCGACGCCCGAGTCTACCCCCGTCCTCCAACAGAAGACCCTCCAGTCCATGAAAAGCCAGTCAGAGAAGGCTCACGGTGCTTCCAGGAAAGACGCGCCTCAGTTTTTCCCTTCTAGCCCTCCGCCTCACTCTCCGCTAAGTCACGGGCACATTCCCAGTGCCATCGTTCTTCCAAATGCTACTCATGACTACAATACGTCTTTCTCCAATTCGAATGCCCATAAAGCTGAGAAAAAGCTTCAAAATATTGATCACCCACTCACCAAATCAAGCAAAAGAGATCACCGACGCTCTGTGGACTCCAGGAACACTCTCAACGATCTCTTGAAGCATCTTAGTGACCCCAGCAGTAACCCCAAAGCCATCATGGGCGATATCCAAATGGCTCACCAGACCCTCATGCTGGATCCCATGGGAAACATGTCTGAGGTCCCGCCTAAGGTTCCGAATAGGGAGGCCTCCTTGTACTCTCCTCCCTCTACCCTCCCGAGGAATAGCCCCACAAAGCGGGTGGACGTGCCCACCACGCCGGGGGTCCCCATGACCTCTCTGGAAAGACAAAGGGGCTATCACAAAAACTCCTCCCAGAGGCATTCCATATCGGCGATGCCTAAAAACTTAAACTCACCAAATGGTGTTTTGTTATCAAGACAGCCTAGTATTAGCCGTGGAGGCTATATGCCTGCCACGGGAGGTGGGAAGATGGACTACATCCAGGGAACACCGGTCAGTGTTCATCTGCAGCCTTCCCTCTCCAGACAGAGCAGTTACACCAGTAATGGCACCCTCCCTCGGACGGGCATAAAGAGGACACCATCCTTAAAACCTGACGTGCCACCAAAGCCCTCCTTCGTCCCTCAGACCACATCAGTCAGACCGCTGAACAAATACACCTACTGA
- the SEMA6D gene encoding semaphorin-6D isoform X11 has translation MRPPLLCAYILLITVSQLRAVSFPEDDEPINSVDYHYSRQYPVFRGRPSGNESQHRLDFQLMLKIRDTLYIAGRDQVYTVNLNEIPKTEVIPSKKLTWRSRQQDRENCAMKGKHKDECHNFIKVFVPRNDEMVFVCGTNAFNPMCRYYRLNTLEYDGEEISGLARCPFDARQTNVALFADGKLYSATVADFLASDAVIYRSMGDGSALRTIKYDSKWIKEPHFLHAIEYGNYVYFFFREIAVEHNNLGKAVYSRVARICKNDMGGSQRVLEKHWTSFLKARLNCSVPGDSFFYFDVLQSITDIIQINGIPTVVGVFTTQLNSIPGSAVCAFSMDDIEKVFKGRFKEQKTPDSVWTAVPEDKVPKPRPGCCAKHGLAEAYKTSIDFPDETLSFIKSHPLMDSAVPSIIEEPWFTKTRVRYRLTAIAVDHSAGPHQNYTVIFLGSEAGVVLKILAKTSPFSLNDSVLLEEIDAYNHAKCNAESEEDRKVISLQLDQDHHALYVAFSSCVIRIPLSRCERYGSCKKSCIASRDPYCGWLSQGACGRVKPGMLLLTEDFFASHNHSAGGYEQDTEYGNTAQLGDCHGVRWEVQSGESNQMVHMNVLITCVFAAFVLGAFIAGVAVYCYRDLFVRKSRKIHKDAESAQSCTDSSGSFAKLNGLFDSPVKEYQQNIDSPKLYTNLLTSRKELPPNGDTKSMIMDHRGQPPELAALPTPESTPVLQQKTLQSMKSQSEKAHGASRKDAPQFFPSSPPPHSPLSHGHIPSAIVLPNATHDYNTSFSNSNAHKAEKKLQNIDHPLTKSSKRDHRRSVDSRNTLNDLLKHLSDPSSNPKAIMGDIQMAHQTLMLDPMGNMSEVPPKVPNREASLYSPPSTLPRNSPTKRVDVPTTPGVPMTSLERQRGYHKNSSQRHSISAMPKNLNSPNGVLLSRQPSISRGGYMPATGGGKMDYIQGTPVSVHLQPSLSRQSSYTSNGTLPRTGIKRTPSLKPDVPPKPSFVPQTTSVRPLNKYTY, from the exons ATGAGGCCCCCCTTGCTTTGTGCATATATACTGTTAATAACAGTCTCCCAGTTGAGGGCAGTCAGCTTTCCTGAGGACGATGAACCCATTAATTCCGTTGATTACCACT ATTCAAGGCAATATCCAGTTTTTAGAGGACGCCCTTCAGGCAATGAATCTCAGCACAGGCTGGACTTTCAGCTGATGTTGAAAATTCGAGACACACTTTATATTGCTGGCAG GGACCAGGTTTATACTGTAAACTTAAATGAAATCCCCAAAACAGAAGTGATACCAAGCAAG AAATTAACATGGAGGTCAAGGCAACAGGATCGAGAAAACTGTGCCATGAAAGGCAAGCACAAA gatGAATGCCACAACTTTATTAAAGTGTTTGTTCCAAGAAACGATGAGATGGTTTTTGTCTGTGGCACAAATGCATTTAATCCAATGTGTAGATACTATAGG TTGAATACCTTAGAGTACGATGGGGAAGAAATTAGTGGCTTGGCAAGGTGCCCATTTGATGCCAGACAAACCAATGTTGCACTCTTTGCTG ATGGGAAACTATATTCTGCAACAGTAGCTGATTTCCTGGCAAGTGATGCTGTCATTTATCGGAGCATGGGCGATGGATCTGCCCTACGAACCATAAAATATGATTCCAAATGGATAAAAg AGCCACATTTTCTTCATGCCATAGAATATGGAAACtatgtttatttcttctttcgAGAAATTGCTGTAGAACATAATAATTTAGGCAAG GCTGTGTATTCCCGTGTGGCCCGTATATGCAAAAATGACATGGGTGGCTCCCAGCGGGTCCTGGAGAAACACTGGACTTCTTTTCTCAAGGCCCGACTCAACTGTTCCGTCCCCGGGGATTCATTCTTCTACTTCGATGTCCTTCAGTCCATTACCGACATCATACAAATCAATGGCATCCCTACGGTGGTCGGGGTGTTTACCACCCAGCTGAACAG tATTCCTGGTTCAGCTGTGTGTGCTTTCAGCATGGATGACATTGAAAAAGTATTCAAAGGAAGGTTTAAAGAACAGAAGACCCCAGACTCTGTCTGGACAGCAGTACCTGAAGACAAAGTCCCCAaaccaag GCCTGGCTGTTGTGCAAAACATGGCCTTGCAGAGGCTTATAAAACTTCCATTGATTTCCCCGATGAAACCCTGTCCTTCATCAAATCCCATCCTTTGATGGACTCCGCCGTCCCATCCATCATTGAAGAGCCCTGGTTCACAAAGACTCGGGTCAG GTATAGATTGACTGCTATTGCAGTAGATCATTCAGCTGGACCACACCAAAATTACACTGTCATATTTCTTGGCTCAGAAGCTGGAGTAGTACTTAAGATCCTGGCAAAGACCAGTCCTTTCTCCTTGAATGACAGCGTGTTATTGGAAGAGATTGATGCTTACAACCATGCAAA ATGTAATGCTGAGAGTGAAGAGGACAGAAAGGTCATCTCTCTGCAGTTGGATCAAGACCACCATGCCCTGTATGTAGCCTTCTCCAGCTGCGTTATTAGAATTCCCCTCAGCCGCTGCGAGCGTTATGGGTCGTGTAAAAA ATCTTGCATTGCCTCTCGTGACCCATACTGTGGCTGGTTAAGCCAGGGAGCCTGTGGCCGCGTGAAGCCCGGGATGCT GTTGTTAACTGAGGACTTCTTTGCTTCCCATAACCACAGTGCTGGAGGATATGAGCAAGACACAGAATATGGCAACACAGCACAACTTGGGGACTGCCATG GTGTGAGGTGGGAAGTACAATCTGGAGAGTCCAACCAGATGGTACACATGAATGTCCTCATCACCTGTGTCTTTGCGGCTTTCGTGCTGGGCGCCTTCATCGCCGGGGTAGCCGTTTACTGTTACCGTGACTTGTTTGTTCGGAAATCCAGGAAGATCCACAAAGACGCCGAATCTGCTCAGTCCTGTACAGACTCCAGCGGGAGCTTTGCCAAACTGAACGGTTTATTCGATAGCCCCGTCAAGGAATATCAGCAGAACATTGATTCGCCCAAACTGTACACCAACCTCCTGACTAGTCGTAAAGAGCTGCCGCCCAACGGAGACACGAAGTCCATGATCATGGACCATCGAGGCCAGCCTCCGGAGTTGGCCGCACTCCCGACGCCCGAGTCTACCCCCGTCCTCCAACAGAAGACCCTCCAGTCCATGAAAAGCCAGTCAGAGAAGGCTCACGGTGCTTCCAGGAAAGACGCGCCTCAGTTTTTCCCTTCTAGCCCTCCGCCTCACTCTCCGCTAAGTCACGGGCACATTCCCAGTGCCATCGTTCTTCCAAATGCTACTCATGACTACAATACGTCTTTCTCCAATTCGAATGCCCATAAAGCTGAGAAAAAGCTTCAAAATATTGATCACCCACTCACCAAATCAAGCAAAAGAGATCACCGACGCTCTGTGGACTCCAGGAACACTCTCAACGATCTCTTGAAGCATCTTAGTGACCCCAGCAGTAACCCCAAAGCCATCATGGGCGATATCCAAATGGCTCACCAGACCCTCATGCTGGATCCCATGGGAAACATGTCTGAGGTCCCGCCTAAGGTTCCGAATAGGGAGGCCTCCTTGTACTCTCCTCCCTCTACCCTCCCGAGGAATAGCCCCACAAAGCGGGTGGACGTGCCCACCACGCCGGGGGTCCCCATGACCTCTCTGGAAAGACAAAGGGGCTATCACAAAAACTCCTCCCAGAGGCATTCCATATCGGCGATGCCTAAAAACTTAAACTCACCAAATGGTGTTTTGTTATCAAGACAGCCTAGTATTAGCCGTGGAGGCTATATGCCTGCCACGGGAGGTGGGAAGATGGACTACATCCAGGGAACACCGGTCAGTGTTCATCTGCAGCCTTCCCTCTCCAGACAGAGCAGTTACACCAGTAATGGCACCCTCCCTCGGACGGGCATAAAGAGGACACCATCCTTAAAACCTGACGTGCCACCAAAGCCCTCCTTCGTCCCTCAGACCACATCAGTCAGACCGCTGAACAAATACACCTACTGA
- the SEMA6D gene encoding semaphorin-6D isoform X9, whose translation MRPPLLCAYILLITVSQLRAVSFPEDDEPINSVDYHYSRQYPVFRGRPSGNESQHRLDFQLMLKIRDTLYIAGRDQVYTVNLNEIPKTEVIPSKKLTWRSRQQDRENCAMKGKHKDECHNFIKVFVPRNDEMVFVCGTNAFNPMCRYYRLNTLEYDGEEISGLARCPFDARQTNVALFADGKLYSATVADFLASDAVIYRSMGDGSALRTIKYDSKWIKEPHFLHAIEYGNYVYFFFREIAVEHNNLGKAVYSRVARICKNDMGGSQRVLEKHWTSFLKARLNCSVPGDSFFYFDVLQSITDIIQINGIPTVVGVFTTQLNSIPGSAVCAFSMDDIEKVFKGRFKEQKTPDSVWTAVPEDKVPKPRPGCCAKHGLAEAYKTSIDFPDETLSFIKSHPLMDSAVPSIIEEPWFTKTRVRYRLTAIAVDHSAGPHQNYTVIFLGSEAGVVLKILAKTSPFSLNDSVLLEEIDAYNHAKCNAESEEDRKVISLQLDQDHHALYVAFSSCVIRIPLSRCERYGSCKKSCIASRDPYCGWLSQGACGRVKPGMLLLTEDFFASHNHSAGGYEQDTEYGNTAQLGDCHEILPTSTTPDYKIFGGPTSGVRWEVQSGESNQMVHMNVLITCVFAAFVLGAFIAGVAVYCYRDLFVRKSRKIHKDAESAQSCTDSSGSFAKLNGLFDSPVKEYQQNIDSPKLYTNLLTSRKELPPNGDTKSMIMDHRGQPPELAALPTPESTPVLQQKTLQSMKSQSEKAHGASRKDAPQFFPSSPPPHSPLSHGHIPSAIVLPNATHDYNTSFSNSNAHKAEKKLQNIDHPLTKSSKRDHRRSVDSRNTLNDLLKHLSDPSSNPKAIMGDIQMAHQTLMLDPMGNMSEVPPKVPNREASLYSPPSTLPRNSPTKRVDVPTTPGVPMTSLERQRGYHKNSSQRHSISAMPKNLNSPNGVLLSRQPSISRGGYMPATGGGKMDYIQGTPVSVHLQPSLSRQSSYTSNGTLPRTGIKRTPSLKPDVPPKPSFVPQTTSVRPLNKYTY comes from the exons ATGAGGCCCCCCTTGCTTTGTGCATATATACTGTTAATAACAGTCTCCCAGTTGAGGGCAGTCAGCTTTCCTGAGGACGATGAACCCATTAATTCCGTTGATTACCACT ATTCAAGGCAATATCCAGTTTTTAGAGGACGCCCTTCAGGCAATGAATCTCAGCACAGGCTGGACTTTCAGCTGATGTTGAAAATTCGAGACACACTTTATATTGCTGGCAG GGACCAGGTTTATACTGTAAACTTAAATGAAATCCCCAAAACAGAAGTGATACCAAGCAAG AAATTAACATGGAGGTCAAGGCAACAGGATCGAGAAAACTGTGCCATGAAAGGCAAGCACAAA gatGAATGCCACAACTTTATTAAAGTGTTTGTTCCAAGAAACGATGAGATGGTTTTTGTCTGTGGCACAAATGCATTTAATCCAATGTGTAGATACTATAGG TTGAATACCTTAGAGTACGATGGGGAAGAAATTAGTGGCTTGGCAAGGTGCCCATTTGATGCCAGACAAACCAATGTTGCACTCTTTGCTG ATGGGAAACTATATTCTGCAACAGTAGCTGATTTCCTGGCAAGTGATGCTGTCATTTATCGGAGCATGGGCGATGGATCTGCCCTACGAACCATAAAATATGATTCCAAATGGATAAAAg AGCCACATTTTCTTCATGCCATAGAATATGGAAACtatgtttatttcttctttcgAGAAATTGCTGTAGAACATAATAATTTAGGCAAG GCTGTGTATTCCCGTGTGGCCCGTATATGCAAAAATGACATGGGTGGCTCCCAGCGGGTCCTGGAGAAACACTGGACTTCTTTTCTCAAGGCCCGACTCAACTGTTCCGTCCCCGGGGATTCATTCTTCTACTTCGATGTCCTTCAGTCCATTACCGACATCATACAAATCAATGGCATCCCTACGGTGGTCGGGGTGTTTACCACCCAGCTGAACAG tATTCCTGGTTCAGCTGTGTGTGCTTTCAGCATGGATGACATTGAAAAAGTATTCAAAGGAAGGTTTAAAGAACAGAAGACCCCAGACTCTGTCTGGACAGCAGTACCTGAAGACAAAGTCCCCAaaccaag GCCTGGCTGTTGTGCAAAACATGGCCTTGCAGAGGCTTATAAAACTTCCATTGATTTCCCCGATGAAACCCTGTCCTTCATCAAATCCCATCCTTTGATGGACTCCGCCGTCCCATCCATCATTGAAGAGCCCTGGTTCACAAAGACTCGGGTCAG GTATAGATTGACTGCTATTGCAGTAGATCATTCAGCTGGACCACACCAAAATTACACTGTCATATTTCTTGGCTCAGAAGCTGGAGTAGTACTTAAGATCCTGGCAAAGACCAGTCCTTTCTCCTTGAATGACAGCGTGTTATTGGAAGAGATTGATGCTTACAACCATGCAAA ATGTAATGCTGAGAGTGAAGAGGACAGAAAGGTCATCTCTCTGCAGTTGGATCAAGACCACCATGCCCTGTATGTAGCCTTCTCCAGCTGCGTTATTAGAATTCCCCTCAGCCGCTGCGAGCGTTATGGGTCGTGTAAAAA ATCTTGCATTGCCTCTCGTGACCCATACTGTGGCTGGTTAAGCCAGGGAGCCTGTGGCCGCGTGAAGCCCGGGATGCT GTTGTTAACTGAGGACTTCTTTGCTTCCCATAACCACAGTGCTGGAGGATATGAGCAAGACACAGAATATGGCAACACAGCACAACTTGGGGACTGCCATG AAATTTTGCCTACTTCAACTACACCAGATTACAAAATATTTGGCGGTCCAACATCtg GTGTGAGGTGGGAAGTACAATCTGGAGAGTCCAACCAGATGGTACACATGAATGTCCTCATCACCTGTGTCTTTGCGGCTTTCGTGCTGGGCGCCTTCATCGCCGGGGTAGCCGTTTACTGTTACCGTGACTTGTTTGTTCGGAAATCCAGGAAGATCCACAAAGACGCCGAATCTGCTCAGTCCTGTACAGACTCCAGCGGGAGCTTTGCCAAACTGAACGGTTTATTCGATAGCCCCGTCAAGGAATATCAGCAGAACATTGATTCGCCCAAACTGTACACCAACCTCCTGACTAGTCGTAAAGAGCTGCCGCCCAACGGAGACACGAAGTCCATGATCATGGACCATCGAGGCCAGCCTCCGGAGTTGGCCGCACTCCCGACGCCCGAGTCTACCCCCGTCCTCCAACAGAAGACCCTCCAGTCCATGAAAAGCCAGTCAGAGAAGGCTCACGGTGCTTCCAGGAAAGACGCGCCTCAGTTTTTCCCTTCTAGCCCTCCGCCTCACTCTCCGCTAAGTCACGGGCACATTCCCAGTGCCATCGTTCTTCCAAATGCTACTCATGACTACAATACGTCTTTCTCCAATTCGAATGCCCATAAAGCTGAGAAAAAGCTTCAAAATATTGATCACCCACTCACCAAATCAAGCAAAAGAGATCACCGACGCTCTGTGGACTCCAGGAACACTCTCAACGATCTCTTGAAGCATCTTAGTGACCCCAGCAGTAACCCCAAAGCCATCATGGGCGATATCCAAATGGCTCACCAGACCCTCATGCTGGATCCCATGGGAAACATGTCTGAGGTCCCGCCTAAGGTTCCGAATAGGGAGGCCTCCTTGTACTCTCCTCCCTCTACCCTCCCGAGGAATAGCCCCACAAAGCGGGTGGACGTGCCCACCACGCCGGGGGTCCCCATGACCTCTCTGGAAAGACAAAGGGGCTATCACAAAAACTCCTCCCAGAGGCATTCCATATCGGCGATGCCTAAAAACTTAAACTCACCAAATGGTGTTTTGTTATCAAGACAGCCTAGTATTAGCCGTGGAGGCTATATGCCTGCCACGGGAGGTGGGAAGATGGACTACATCCAGGGAACACCGGTCAGTGTTCATCTGCAGCCTTCCCTCTCCAGACAGAGCAGTTACACCAGTAATGGCACCCTCCCTCGGACGGGCATAAAGAGGACACCATCCTTAAAACCTGACGTGCCACCAAAGCCCTCCTTCGTCCCTCAGACCACATCAGTCAGACCGCTGAACAAATACACCTACTGA